A single window of Falco peregrinus isolate bFalPer1 chromosome 11, bFalPer1.pri, whole genome shotgun sequence DNA harbors:
- the MRPL2 gene encoding 39S ribosomal protein L2, mitochondrial isoform X1 — MAAALCRAFRALLWPAASLPAGLPAGPPASLRLPGGALAAACRGLGGSAPRCTTDPMWKCRIKYTVRPVGMKKTGGRDHTGRIRVRGIGGGHKRRYRMIDFQRLRYEEGAAPQPFTEKVINVRYDPCRSADIALVAGGNRKRWIIATENMQPGDIITNSSHIGRMAVSANEGDAYPLGALPVGTLICNLESHPGKGAQYIRAAGTCGVLLRKVNGTAIVQLPSKRHMQVLETCVATVGRVSNVDHNKRVIGKAGRNRWLGKRPHTGLWHRKGGWAGRKIKPLPPMKSYVNLPRVTAQE; from the exons ATGGCGGCGGCCTTGTGCCGCGCCTTCAGGGCGCTCCTGTGGCCGGCCGCTTCGCTGCCCGCTGGGCTgcccgccgggccgcccgcgTCGCTCCGCCTTCCGGGGGGCGCGCTGGCGGCTGCCTGCCGAGGGTTGGGCGGCTCGGCGCCGCGCTGCACCACAGACCCCATGTGGAAGTGCCGGATCAAGTACACGGTGCGGCCCGTGGGCATGAAGAAGACGGGCGGCCGCGACCACACAG GCCGCATCCGCGTTCGGGGCATCGGCGGGGGACACAAGCGGCGGTACCGCATGATCGATTTCCAGCGGCTGCGCTACGAGGAGGGCGCCGCGCCGCAGCCCTTCACTGAGAAGGTCATCAACGTCCGATACGACCCTTGTAG GTCGGCTGACATCGCCCTGGTGGCCGGCGGCAACCGGAAGCGTTGGATCATTGCCACGGAGAACATGCAGCCAGGGGACATCATCACGAACTCCTCTCACATTGGCAGAATGGCAG TGTCAGCTAATGAAGGGGATGCCTACCCGCTGGGGGCTCTGCCTGTTGGCACGCTGATCTGCAACCTGGAGAGCCACCCTGGGAAGGGAGCGCAGTACATCCGGGCAGCTG ggactTGTGGGGTGCTGCTGAGGAAAGTGAATGGGACGGCCATCGTGCAGCTGCCCTCCAAGAGGCATATGCAG GTGCTGGAGACTTGCGTGGCCACGGTGGGCCGTGTGTCCAACGTTGACCACAACAAGCGGGTGATCGGGAAGGCAGGCCGGAATCGCTGGCTTGGCAAGCGCCCACACACAGGCCTGTGGCATCGCAAgggtggctgggctgggcgcAAGATCAAGCCTCTCCCGCCCATGAAGAGCTACGTCAACCTGCCGCGGGTTACAGCACAGGAGTGA
- the MRPL2 gene encoding 39S ribosomal protein L2, mitochondrial isoform X2 yields MAAALCRAFRALLWPAASLPAGLPAGPPASLRLPGGALAAACRGLGGSAPRCTTDPMWKCRIKYTVRPVGMKKTGGRDHTGRIRVRGIGGGHKRRYRMIDFQRLRYEEGAAPQPFTEKVINVRYDPCRSADIALVAGGNRKRWIIATENMQPGDIITNSSHIGRMAGTCGVLLRKVNGTAIVQLPSKRHMQVLETCVATVGRVSNVDHNKRVIGKAGRNRWLGKRPHTGLWHRKGGWAGRKIKPLPPMKSYVNLPRVTAQE; encoded by the exons ATGGCGGCGGCCTTGTGCCGCGCCTTCAGGGCGCTCCTGTGGCCGGCCGCTTCGCTGCCCGCTGGGCTgcccgccgggccgcccgcgTCGCTCCGCCTTCCGGGGGGCGCGCTGGCGGCTGCCTGCCGAGGGTTGGGCGGCTCGGCGCCGCGCTGCACCACAGACCCCATGTGGAAGTGCCGGATCAAGTACACGGTGCGGCCCGTGGGCATGAAGAAGACGGGCGGCCGCGACCACACAG GCCGCATCCGCGTTCGGGGCATCGGCGGGGGACACAAGCGGCGGTACCGCATGATCGATTTCCAGCGGCTGCGCTACGAGGAGGGCGCCGCGCCGCAGCCCTTCACTGAGAAGGTCATCAACGTCCGATACGACCCTTGTAG GTCGGCTGACATCGCCCTGGTGGCCGGCGGCAACCGGAAGCGTTGGATCATTGCCACGGAGAACATGCAGCCAGGGGACATCATCACGAACTCCTCTCACATTGGCAGAATGGCAG ggactTGTGGGGTGCTGCTGAGGAAAGTGAATGGGACGGCCATCGTGCAGCTGCCCTCCAAGAGGCATATGCAG GTGCTGGAGACTTGCGTGGCCACGGTGGGCCGTGTGTCCAACGTTGACCACAACAAGCGGGTGATCGGGAAGGCAGGCCGGAATCGCTGGCTTGGCAAGCGCCCACACACAGGCCTGTGGCATCGCAAgggtggctgggctgggcgcAAGATCAAGCCTCTCCCGCCCATGAAGAGCTACGTCAACCTGCCGCGGGTTACAGCACAGGAGTGA